GGATAGGGAAAGTATCTCTATACCAGATTACCCATAGCTTAGACTATCATTTCAAAGAATGTATATCCCACCCAAGtctgagcagaacacaatgggctttcccccctagattaaattccttgcCAGGTTGGGGGGGGTCTGACCAAGAGAGTtaatgcaatctcattatcaataATTTCCTTAGAAAAATTGAACTtcttaaaatgaggaatttagaaaAGGGGAGAGCCTCTGAATCTTCCCAAGATATTGGTtactaataatcatttctcacaaaCCTTATACCATGGAATGACCAAACTGGAAGGacctttagaacatggaataaaGAATGACAGAGTTAGGAGGCATCCTAGAAAATATATGTCTAAACTGGAAGGAATGTTCAAGATGATCTCATTCAGTCCTTTCATTTTGCGAAGGAGGAACCTGAGGTCCAAATGGGAGAATCGattcgcccagggtcatacagcaagtcaTCAGTGGAGGAAGGGTATAAAAAGGCAGGCCTCTTTACTTCCAGGCCagttctcctccttctttctccaacACCCCAGGCTTCTTAACAATCCAGTGAAAATACAAACATGACATTTAATTGTCAGGTTGCTTTGATGCGTCTATTCCCTACATGGAGACTAACAGCACGTTTCTCTCATAGGTCACTATTCTCGTCAGCCTGGCTCTGGCATTTCTTGCCTGCATTGTATTTCTGGTGGTTTACAAGGCTTTCACCTATGACCACAGCTGCCCAGATGGATTTGTTTATAAGGTAAGGGATACGAGCCAAAGGTTGCCTGAGCTAATCGGGGCATTTAAATGGGTGTCATGTTATAGGCTTTTCGCCATCTATATCTAAATAAGGTAAATGGATTGGGCACAAGTGGGTCTGAGTCCTGGGTGAGAAGTCACCTATTGTTATGtttgtgtttctctttctccctcagcaTAAGCGTTGCATCCCAACCTCCCTGGACGCGTATTACTCAGCACAGGATTCCAGCTCCCGGGGCCGCTTCTACACTGTCATAAGCCACTACAGTGTGGCCAAGCAGACCAGCTCCAGGGCCATCGCACCCTGGCTCTCTGCAGCAGGACCTATAAGCCACGAATCAAAGGCTGTGAAGGCAGATGGCCATTAAAGATACCCACCAGTGGGGGAaagtgaaggggaaagggaggggggaggggggaggggacacGGGCTTGGCAAAAGCCGTGCTCCAGGTACCTGACAACACTGTCCTCCCAGGGTTCCACAGAGGGAGGAGCAAGCCTAAATGAACATCCAGGAGGAGTTTGAATCGATATTTACTCTGGTCTATTGTTATTCTCGTTGGTTTGTAACTAACTGAGTCAAGCTCTTGTACAAAGGCATGTTTGGTGTTGATTGTTACgatgtaaaatatttttcaaaacattgCTTACTATTTgttagggaaaaaacaaaaaaaatacaaaatgaaataaaaacaagtcACTCTCCCAGAAACCTGGCCCAATCCCAGTGACACCAAGAGAGAGGGCGGGATCTCCTAAGGTCCTGTTAGGTGAGAGAGTATGGCCATGGCCTGGGCAGGCTCAGGAGAATGGATACAAAGCCAGTTTTCATGTGTGGGGGGTGGGAAAGGGTTAGGGAGGCAGGGGGGAATATTTCATGCCGTATGTGTGGTAAGGTGATCTGTAATCTTCTTTCTGGGCCTGAACTGGCCTGGCCTCACTGCTTCATAGAAACTACAGGTGCCAGGGGGAGGTAATTTGAAGAAGTAAGCTAAAGTTGCTAGTAGAAGTATTTTCAACCTGAGTCAGTGACTAGGGAAAGGCTTATCCACTTATGCAGTTGTGGGAAGACTTTGTGGCTTGTAGTATAAACTTATCTTTTCCCTGAGTGAGATGAAGTTTTTGCCCACAAGATATTGTTGAAAGGGCCCTTGGTACAGATTCTTAATCATGGCTTCTGCCTACAGTACTCATTCCACAGCAAGGCCAGATTTTGCACATATGTATGCTGGAGTCTGGATAATATTATTGACCCATTATTTTTCTAGGCCTCCCATCTGTTAATTTGTCCTGGGTAGGCCACAGTGAAGCCATGTGCCGCAAATAGAGCATTCATTGTAGGAAAGATGGGAATAGAGTCAGGTTAGCAAGATTGAAGTGTAAGCTAGGGCTTCTCGGTAATCTCTGAGTCTGTTCAGAAGGGTAGAGAAGAAGAGGCCTGGATCTGGTGAAGCTATCAATGCCATTATACTCGGCAACTCTATAGAGAAAATAGTATAGTGAAACTGTAATGCCAAAAGCGATCAGCTGATTTTCTGTCCCCACCATGATTCACCTGTAAATTCATCTGTCACTAGAAAtgggaaatgaacaaaaaaaaatgaccccCAGCAAACTGctgaataatttataattttgtggCGTATTTTTGTCAGTAGGTAGCAAAGACTGAAGTATTTTTTGGTGTAATTCTTGAACTtttctgagaagaaaaaaaataaagatagatgtGTCTGAGAGTCCTCACCTTTCTTGACTCCCTGTGTCTTTTGTGCATCCTAGCGCAGAGTGGAAGGAGCTGGGGGTGTGTATGACAACTACAACAGAGGAATCCCAAGGTACTGAGCCTGCTGTTTAGTGGGGACTGGATCAAGACCCTGTGAacctgacttggaaaacagatattTCATATGCTAGAGATCTGGAGacattgggtgggggtggggatggctgGGGCTGGAACCGAGGCTGTGGAggcttggtttttaaaaaatgactggcatttctatagcacctaatgtgtaccagacactgtgctaagtgccttgcagatattatctcatttgcttttccATAACCCTTAGGAGTATGgggctattatcctcattttgtaggtgaggaaggcaaacagaggttaagttagtTGCCCAGTATCACGGTTTCTTTTCCAAGACACAGTTTTAAATTGGATGATCTTGATTCTAAAACAAGGGTAAGGGGAATTTGCACTTCTATAATGACTAGTGATGAAAGATCCAAATATTAAAAGGTTTCCTATATAAGGCTGGTCCTTggcaaaattgaaaaataaaatctttgccTCTGCGGAGTGGGGAGGGACCTGAGCATCTAGTGGAACCTCACTCCCTAGGGCCTGTCTCCACAGCTCTTGTATAACTGCAGGATCTAGAGCTGGAGGAGAGATAAGAAATAACTTAAGCcaacctcatttgacagatgaggaaactgaggcttgcaaGAGGCAAAATGATCTGCCCCAAATCATGTAATCAGTAAGTGGGAGAGCTGGACTTCAAATCTTGACTTCCAACTGCAAATCCAGAGTTATATTTCAACTCTTAACTCTAGTCTTGAATACACGTGCCATTTCTTAGCCTAGAATATCTCTTCCAATCGTACAATGAGGCTAACAATAAAGGTGAAGCCCTCTACCTCAAAgggattttcattcattcaacaaatacttattgagcaCCAAGTTTGTGTTAGGCAttgtgtctggggctggatttggggagatcaatataaaaataaaataaagaatatttataaaataatcatAAACTGTTACATATCAATGTGAAATTGTTTTGAAGGCATTGGCTGAATAAGAATTGGTAGTCcagagaaattatattttttcttcctttttttttggtccatgAACTCATGGGACTGCGGTTTGTTTTGTACTTTTGTTTCTTGGGGTGCCATGGCTCAAACATTTATCTCCTAGTGGTTGACCTTCTGGCAATAAGCTTGGTCAGACTCAGTGAGGCTGGTCCTTAAAGAACAGATATTCCTGATGACAAAAGAAGAGGCAATATCAAGGTACTGAAGATACTTGCTTAGATTTGCTTCACTACTAGGGCTCCAGTAGGTGAGATCAAGGTGAGTGGCACTGTGCTGCCAAGTATGAATGTGGTACATCCTCTGTCCTGTGCCCACTTAGAATATAAGACAAAACAATGTCTCAGCCTTCTATAGCCATTCATGCCCCGCTACCAGGCCTTTCACCATTAGCACAATAGGACCTTGTCTGAAACCAGAGTCCCAAGCACTAGGCCCAAACAAGAACCAAGGCTTCATATGGATGGTATCTTCTGGGTGTGTATCATCCACTGTCATCTTGGGATGAATTAGAGGAAATGGCATCAAGCAATTGCATCTCCTTGTGCATTCATCCCCTGTTTCCTAAGACCCTGGAGGGTAGGAGACCCAGTCAACTGGTACATGCCCTGTCATATAACTAGCTAACAAACTTTCATTTCCTCCATCTCCCTTAATTTTTGTGATTCAGAATCATCATTTGCTGAGATGAAAACCTTATTCCCCAACTATCCTGTCCCTCCCTCTCATTCCCAGTCACTACAATCCTTCCTTTACCTTGTGCCTCCTAGAACTGCTCTCAGTGGATGCCCTTCCCTTCATCATAGACTTTTCTTTAACCTTCCACACTCTTTTAGTCTTCTTTTGATCACATGTGCCTGGATCACTCTGGAAGACACTGTATTCTCAGTCTCTAGTCTTGGGTTTTCCTCCTGTCATGGTCCCCCAGCATAGCTGGCCCTCAGGAGGAGGCCTTTCACTCCATTCATAGACATCACATtgtctgtatttcttttctttccttttttgtttttctaatacaTAGCACCTAAAGTTTTCATAACATGTTGTATCATTATCTCATGTGtgccttacaacaatcctattaTATAGGTGTTAGACATGCTTACTTtctcattttgttgttattcagctgtttttcaggtcctccaactctctgtgaccccgtttgggattttcttggcaaaactggagtaatttgccatttccttctctagctcattttacagatgaggaaactgaggcaaacaaggttaagtgacttctccagggtcacacagctagtaagtgtctgaggtcagtattgaattcaggaagatgagtcttcctgactccagacctggcactctatcc
This region of Trichosurus vulpecula isolate mTriVul1 chromosome 3, mTriVul1.pri, whole genome shotgun sequence genomic DNA includes:
- the NSG2 gene encoding neuronal vesicle trafficking-associated protein 2 — translated: MVKLGSNLNDKNSKQPSGEDGFQTVPLITPLEVNHLQFPAPEKVIVKTRTEYQPDQKNKGKLRVPKIAEFTVSFTDGVTERLKVTILVSLALAFLACIVFLVVYKAFTYDHSCPDGFVYKHKRCIPTSLDAYYSAQDSSSRGRFYTVISHYSVAKQTSSRAIAPWLSAAGPISHESKAVKADGH